One window of Elaeis guineensis isolate ETL-2024a chromosome 11, EG11, whole genome shotgun sequence genomic DNA carries:
- the LOC105054350 gene encoding RING-H2 finger protein ATL79, whose product MRSPIRTEAFLQSPSLHPSSSPPSPSNKWAPYSSTKDFDANMVTILVVLVCVTILAFSLHAAGRCLLLRYRHRLRRDDQHETPVDEKGKSRSEEASRAETLPSLVYTAGTRLAGAAAECAICLAEFAEGERVRVLPACNHGFHIKCVQAWLATRSSCPTCRTPTSGELPEEP is encoded by the coding sequence ATGCGGTCTCCAATCCGAACGGAGGCTTTTCTCCAGTCCCCTTCCCTTCACCCTTCCTCTTCCCCTCCATCTCCGTCCAACAAGTGGGCCCCATACTCTAGCACCAAGGACTTCGACGCCAACATGGTCACCATCCTCGTCGTCCTCGTCTGCGTCACCATCCTCGCCTTCTCCCTCCACGCCGCCGGCCGCTGCCTCCTCCTGCGCTACCGCCACCGCCTCCGCCGCGACGACCAACACGAAACGCCGGTGGACGAGAAGGGGAAATCCAGGAGCGAAGAGGCGTCGCGGGCGGAGACGCTGCCGTCTCTGGTGTACACGGCGGGAACGAGGCTGGCCGGGGCCGCGGCGGAGTGCGCCATCTGTTTGGCGGAGTTCGCGGAGGGGGAGCGCGTCCGCGTGCTGCCCGCCTGCAACCATGGCTTCCACATCAAGTGCGTCCAGGCCTGGCTTGCGACCCGTTCCTCCTGCCCCACCTGCCGCACCCCAACCTCCGGCGAGCTCCCGGAGGAGCCATAA